The Manihot esculenta cultivar AM560-2 chromosome 11, M.esculenta_v8, whole genome shotgun sequence genome includes a region encoding these proteins:
- the LOC110627213 gene encoding V-type proton ATPase subunit C → MATRYWVVSLPVQNSASTLWNRLQEQISKHSFDTPLYRFNIPNLRVGTLDSLLSLSDDLLKSNSFIEGVSHKIRRQIEELERASGVESSALTVDGVPVDSYLTRFVWDEAKYPTMSPLKEIVDSIHTQVAKIEDDLKVRVAEYNNVRSQLNAINRKQSGSLAVRDLSNLVKPEDIITTEHLVTLLAIVPKYSQKDWLASYERLTSYVVPRSSKMLHEDNEYALYTVTLFHRVADNFRTSAREKGFQIRDFEYSPEAQESRKQELERLVRDQESFRSSLLQWSYTSYGEVFSSWMHFCAVRVFSESILRYGLPPSFLACVLAPSVKGEKKVRSILEGLCDSANSTYWKSEDEVGGGMAALGGDADSHPYVSFTINLI, encoded by the exons ATGGCGACAAGATACTGGGTCGTGTCTCTACCGGTTCAGAATTCTGCTTCCACTCTGTGGAATCGTCTACAGGAACAAATCTCCAAGCATTCCTTTGATACTCCTCTCTACAGG TTCAATATTCCTAATCTCCGTGTTGGAACCCTGGATTCTCTGCTCTCCCTTAGCGACGATCTTTTGAAG TCAAATAGCTTTATAGAAGGAGTATCTCACAAGATCAGGAGACAGATCGAGGAATTGGAGAGGGCGTCTGGTGTCGAGAGCAGTGCTTTGACTGTTGATGGTGTACCTGTCGATTCTTATCTCACTAG GTTTGTTTGGGATGAAGCTAAGTATCCAACAATGTCACCTCTAAAGGAGATAGTGGACAGCATTCATACCCAAGTGGCAAAGATTGAAGATGATCTCAAG GTTCGTGTTGCTGAATATAACAATGTGCGCAGTCAACTCAATGCCATTAATCGAAAGCAAAGTGGAAG CTTAGCAGTTCGTGATCTTTCCAATTTGGTGAAACCAGAGGATATTATTACCACTGAACATCTTGTCACCCTGCTTGCAATTGTCCCCAAGTATTCACAGAAGGACTGGTTGGCAAGCTATGAAAGATTGACTAGCTATGTG GTTCCCAGGTCCTCGAAGATGTTACATGAGGATAATGAATATGCTCTTTACACGGTAACACTATTTCACCGTGTTGCAGACAACTTTAGAACGAGTGCACGTGAAAAAGGGTTCCAA ATTCGTGATTTTGAATATAGTCCAGAAGCACAAGAGAGTAGAAAGCAGGAGTTGGAAAGATTAGTGCGAGACCAAGAGAGCTTTAGAAGTTCTCTTTTGCAATGGAGCTATACCAGTTATGGAGAG GTCTTCAGCTCCTGGATGCACTTCTGTGCCGTGCGTGTTTTTTCAGAGAGCATTCTAAGATATGGATTGCCACCCTCTTTCTTG GCTTGTGTTTTAGCTCCTTCTGTGAAAGGTGAGAAGAAAGTGCGTTCAATCCTTGAAGGATTGTGTGACAGTGCAAACAG CACATACTGGAAATCGGAAGATGAAGTGGGAGGAGGAATGGCAGCTTTGGGAGGTGATGCCGATAGTCATCCTTACGTGTCGTTCACAATTAATCTCATCTGA
- the LOC110626878 gene encoding mitochondrial phosphate carrier protein 3, mitochondrial has translation MALTDSSRQSLIPSFLYASSSPKTLTLSKLLHSNSTLPSPSPSPSLMRNTSSFVIPAPSEPGKIQMYSPAFYAACTAGGILSCGLTHMAVTPLDLVKCNMQIDPAKYKGISSGFGVLLKEQGLRGFFRGWVPTLLGYSAQGACKFGFYEFFKKYYSDIAGPENAAKYKTLIYLAGSASAEVIADVALCPFEAVKVRVQTQPGFARGMADGLPKFIKSEGALGLYKGIVPLWGRQIPYTMMKFASFETIVELIYKHAIPTPKDQCSKPLQLGISFAGGYVAGVFCAIVSHPADNLVSFLNNAKGATVGDAVKKLGLWGLFTRGLPLRIVMIGTLTGAQWGIYDAFKVFVGLPTTGGAAPAAAPAVAATELAKV, from the exons ATGGCTCTCACCGATTCTTCTCGCCAGTCCCTAATCCCTAGCTTCCTCTATGCCTCTTCCTCTCCCAAAACCCTCACACTTTCCAAACTCCTCCACTCTAACTCCACCCTGCCTTCCCCTTCGCCGTCGCCGTCACTCATGAGGAACACCAGCAGCTTCGTGATCCCCGCTCCCAGCGAGCCTGGGAAGATCCAGATGTACTCTCCAGCTTTCTATGCTGCTTGTACTGCAGGAGGTATTCTCAGCTGTGGACTTACTCATATGGCCGTCACTCCTCTTGACCTTGTCAAGTGTAATATGCAG ATTGATCCTGCAAAGTACAAAGGCATCTCATCTGGTTTTGGAGTTCTGCTCAAGGAGCAGGGATTGAGAGGCTTCTTCCGGGGTTGGGTGCCAACCCTCCTTGGTTATAGTGCCCAGGGTGCCTGCAAATTTGGATTCTACGAGTTCTTCAAGAAATACTACTCTGACATTGCCGGACCAGAGAATGCAGCTAAGTACAAGACCTTGATTTACCTTGCTGGTTCTGCATCTGCTGAGGTGATTGCAGATGTTGCGCTTTGTCCTTTTGAGGCAGTAAAAGTTCGAGTTCAAACTCAGCCTGGTTTTGCTAGAGGCATGGCAGATGGACTTCCCAAATTTATCAAATCTGAAGGCGCTTTAGG GTTGTACAAAGGCATCGTTCCTCTCTGGGGTCGTCAGATTCCAT aTACTATGATGAAGTTTGCATCTTTTGAGACCATCGTTGAGCTGATCTACAAGCATGCCATCCCCACACCTAAGGACCAGTGTAGCAAACCCTTACAGCTTGGCATTAGTTTTGCCGGTGGATACGTCGCTGGTGTTTTCTGTGCCATTGTATCTCATCCTGCTGATAATCTCGTGTCTTTCCTCAACAATGCCAAAGGCGCAACTGTTGGTGAT GCTGTGAAGAAGCTAGGTTTATGGGGTCTGTTTACCCGAGGGCTACCTCTCCGTATTGTCATGATTGGGACTCTTACTGGAGCACAGTGGGGTATCTATGATGCATTCAAAGTTTTTGTGGGATT GCCAACCACTGGAGGTGCTGCTCCTGCTGCTGCCCCTGCTGTTGCTGCAACTGAGCTTGCAAAGGTGTAA